The Desulfovibrio sp. G11 region GTTCGCCCCGGAGCCGGAGTTTTATCTCAACTCTGTCTATCCAAAGATGCAGGAAATGCAGCGGGCTGTTGACAACGGCGATGAGCATCGTGAAAAAGGCGAAAATTTTACTGCGGAATTTGAATACTCTCGTGCTCTCGGCATTGATGAAGACAACGTACGCGCCAACTTCGGCATCGGCCTCACATACCTTGAGCGCGGCGACGCCAACAAGGCGCAGAACATTTTTGAACGCCTGGTCAAGCTTGATGGAGCCTTTGAGCCGGAACACAAGCACCTGTTCAATGATTTCGGCATCAGCCTGCGCAAAAACAAGATGCTGCAGCAGTCGCTGGAGTATTACCAGCGTGCCCTGGAGCTGAGCCGGAATGATGAAAACCTTTATATGAACCTTGCGCGGGTGCTGCTGGAAACCAAAGACCTCAGCGGTTGTGTGGACAACCTGCTCAAGGCCCTTGAACTGGCCCCCAGGCATGAGCCTTCACTCAAATTTCTGGCCTGGCTCATTCAAAACAAACTTGTACCCGCCGACAAGGTGGACGGAGTGCGCGCCGCCCTGCAGGCCGTAACCCAGAACGCCGGCAGCGCCTCCTGAGACAGGCAGGCCCCAGAGGTTTCGTGAAAAACTGGCTTTTTCGTACGCCGCCCGCAGGCGGTCCCGTCTGTCTGCCCGCTTCCTGGGCAGAAGAGCTTTCCATTTCCCCCCTTCTACTGGAGGTGCTCTGGAGGCGTGGCTTTTCGCATAAACAGGCCATCAATGCCTTTCTGGATGCCCGCCTTGACAGCCTGACCCCGCCGCACCGCTGGCCCCAGATGCCTGAAGCCGCCCAATTGCTGGCAGACGAACTGCTGGCCGGCAAAAAGCTGGCTGTGTGGGGCGACTACGATGTGGATGGAATAACAGCTTCCACCCTGGTGCTGGACGTACTGGAAAGCCACGGCATTGAGGCTCTCTGGCATATTCCTGACCGGAGGACGGAAGGATACGGGCTGAATGTGAAACAGATCGATGCGCTGGCCGCGCAGGGTTGCCGCATATTGCTCACCGTTGACTGCGGCATTGCCGATGTAGATGCCGTAAACCATGCACGGCGGATCGGCATGACCGTTGTAGTATCCGACCACCACCTGCCCCAGGACGACCTGCCCCCCGCCCACGCCCTTTGTAATCCCCGGATGTGCCCTGAAGAATCCCTGCCTTGCCCCCATCTGGCAGGCGTGGGCGTGGCCTTTTATCTTATGGGAGCCGTCAACGCGGCCCTGGCTCCGCATACGGGCAAGAAGCACAGAATGGATAAGTGCCTTGACCTTGTAGCTTTGGGAACACTGGCCGATATCATGCCCCTGACCAGCGAAAACCGCATTCTGGTGCGTGGCGGCCTTGGTCATCTTGCCGACGCCTCCCGTCCGGGCATAGCCGCGCTCAAGGTTGCCAGCGGTATGGACGCCAAAACACGGCTCACCAGCGGGCAGGTAAGCTTTCAGCTTGTACCGCGCATCAATGCCGCAGGACGCATTGGCGATGGAGGGTTGGCCCTCCGCCTTTTGCGGCAGAAAGACTTTTCTTCCGCCCTGCCCCTGGCCCAGCAGCTCGACCAGCTCAATACCGAACGCAAACAGGCGGAAAACACCATCCATAGCGAGGCCCGCGCCCAGGTTCTGGACATGCTCTCCCGCGAACCAAGAGCCAGCCTTGTCCTGTATGGGCAGGACTGGCATCCGGGCATCGTGGGCATTGTGGCCTCGCGGATTGTGGAAGAATTCTACAGGCCCACCATCATTCTCTGCCAGGATCAGGGCAGCCTGAAAGGGTCCGGCCGTTCTGTGCGGGAATTTGACTTGCACGCGGGTTTATGCCAGACCGCCAGCAGCCTTTCGGGGTTCGGCGGTCACAGGCTGGCCGCAGGCGTTCGCCTGCCCCTGGAAAACCTGGCCCGCTTTCGCACGGAATTTGAAAATTTCGTTGCCCAACAGCTTGGCACAAATCCCCTCAGCCCCAGCCTGACGCTGGAATGCCAACTGGATTTCGCCCAGGCCAGCAACCAGAGTTTTCTTAAAGAACTGGAGATGCTCCAGCCTTTTGGCCCGGGCAATGCCGAACCGGTCTTTGCCTCGCCGCCGCTTCTGGTCAAGGAGCGCTCGCCTCTGGGGCGCGGCGGCGAACACGTGCGTCTGCGCCTTCAGGACGAACAGAGCGGCCTCATCCTTACAGCCAAGGCCTGGCGCATGGCCCAAACGCTGACAGCTTCAATGATCGGCAAGCGCATCCGCGTAGCTTACACTCCCCGCCTTGATACCTACAACGGCATAACGTCCGTTGATGTGGGCATCAAGGATTGGCAACCCGCATCCTGACCACTGCCAGCAGATGGTCGTGACAGACAGTGGGCGGTAAAAAACTTTCTGTCTGTCGCAGGGTTTTCGCCTTTCCACATTTTCCCGCTGCACAGCCTGCCGGATTTTTCCGGCATGAGGCCTTTCATTTCGCGGCATACTCATTGCTAGGGACGGAAAAACATTGTCATTGCTAACAATTCATTTTAGCATTCTGATAGCATCGATATACTATGGGGTATAGTAATGCTTCAAAATCAACACAAAAACCGGACAAACAGCAAGCCTGTTTCCAAACCGCTGTTCGGAACAGAGCGGAAAATTTTGCTGTTGGTCATAACATCCATATTTTCCACAGCGTTATTCACTGTTTTTGTTTTCCATCACTATCTTTCCTCTGATCTCAATTACAGGATACTGAGCCGCTCGGACGCCATTTTTTCCTTGCTGCTAAGCCGTATCCCGGCCCAGAGCGTCACTGACATCAATACTCCTGACGACAGTCACGAAATTTTATACAAACGGGTACAAACCCTTCTTGATGGAGTGCGCAAAACCACGGCCGTACGCTACCTGTACACAGCAAAGCGTAACGCCGAAGGCCGGGCCATCTATGTCGTTGATGGTCTGCCGCCTGACTCTGAAGATTTTCGGCAAGCGGGAAATCTCATTGAGGACGAAGTGGCACCTGTGGCAAACATCTGTCTTGACGGCAAGTCCTTCCTTGGAACAAAGGTAATGGACACCTCCTGGGGCAAAATCATTCCCGCCTGTGAGCCCATCAAACTGAACGGCATTACAGTCGGCGCGCTGATTATCGAGTTTGACGTCAACTCCTTTGCTGAAAGCGCACGGCGCTCTTCATTGATCTGCCTGGCCTTTTCCATTGGCTTTGCCATGGCGGCGGCCACAGTCACCACATGGCTTTTGCGTAAACTTTCCGTCCCCCTTTACAGAAAACTGGCCTACACCGACCTGCTTACGGGAACACTCAACCGCAATGCCTTTGAAGAAAAAATCCGCAAGATCGATGAAGAATGCCGGCAAGATGGCCTGGTCATACTGACCTGTGACATCAACATGCTCAAAACAATCAACGATCAGGGCGGCCATGCGGCTGGAGATGCCCATATCTGCGCTCTGGCCCGTCTGCTGGAAAACCACCTCATGGCTTTTGGAAAAACATACCGCATCGGCGGCGATGAATTCGCTTCGCTGCTGTACAACCTTCCGCCAGAAAAACTGGAAGAGAAAATGAAAAACTTGTTTTCTCTGACACAAAAAATGCAGATCAGCGGTTTTCGCCTTGAATTCGCCTACGGAATGGCCCAGTTTGACTCCAGGCAGGACAAGGACGTGCAAAATACCCTGAAACGCGCGGATGCCAGAATGTACGCCCACAAAAGCCTGCTCAAACAAACGGGAAGTAATACTCTATAACTTCGGGATGCAGCACGCCATCCACAACGCCCCCCGCAGGCATGCCTGCGGGGGGCGTTGTGGATGGCGAATATCCAGCCGGGTTCAGGCCAAAGGTGGCATGGTATGCGCCTCTTCAAAAAAAACCGCTGGCTGCAGAATGACAATTTCATCGCTGTTTTTATCAAAGTCCCACAAACCCTGATCCTGGGCCTGCCGCATGACCTTGTAGAGTGAAATGCGGTGCATACCAAGCAAGTCGGCCATCTCCCGATACGAAAGATCCCGCCTGGCCCGCAAGGGAACAGAACCGGGAACCAGACGTGAAGCAAGATATTTACACACCCTGGTCAGTTGGGATTCCAGACTTAGAGACACCAGGTGCTGCGAAAGCAGCGTCACCTTGGTTGCATAGCTCTGACAAAGATTGAGCAACAGCTCAGGCCGCTCTTTGCCGAGCATTTTCACGTCCTGCATGGTAAATGTGTGCAGATAGCAGTTTTCCATGCACTCATGATAAAATCTTGCATCTCCCGTCCGGATAAGATTTTTCTCTTGATTGTCCTCAAAAAGCGGCGTTTCATTAAAGCAGCACCCATCGCCCAGATACCAGAGGGTTTTTCGC contains the following coding sequences:
- a CDS encoding tetratricopeptide repeat protein; its protein translation is MSGQKTTENTRPAAHAQTATAPKAEVRGVFSTQEVRRVGTGTTTRKTVQKNFWFIEQHGNVIECQPLNTNYVPSGPKRKITMDELIAKFAPEPEFYLNSVYPKMQEMQRAVDNGDEHREKGENFTAEFEYSRALGIDEDNVRANFGIGLTYLERGDANKAQNIFERLVKLDGAFEPEHKHLFNDFGISLRKNKMLQQSLEYYQRALELSRNDENLYMNLARVLLETKDLSGCVDNLLKALELAPRHEPSLKFLAWLIQNKLVPADKVDGVRAALQAVTQNAGSAS
- a CDS encoding Crp/Fnr family transcriptional regulator — encoded protein: MENCYLHTFTMQDVKMLGKERPELLLNLCQSYATKVTLLSQHLVSLSLESQLTRVCKYLASRLVPGSVPLRARRDLSYREMADLLGMHRISLYKVMRQAQDQGLWDFDKNSDEIVILQPAVFFEEAHTMPPLA
- the recJ gene encoding single-stranded-DNA-specific exonuclease RecJ, which gives rise to MKNWLFRTPPAGGPVCLPASWAEELSISPLLLEVLWRRGFSHKQAINAFLDARLDSLTPPHRWPQMPEAAQLLADELLAGKKLAVWGDYDVDGITASTLVLDVLESHGIEALWHIPDRRTEGYGLNVKQIDALAAQGCRILLTVDCGIADVDAVNHARRIGMTVVVSDHHLPQDDLPPAHALCNPRMCPEESLPCPHLAGVGVAFYLMGAVNAALAPHTGKKHRMDKCLDLVALGTLADIMPLTSENRILVRGGLGHLADASRPGIAALKVASGMDAKTRLTSGQVSFQLVPRINAAGRIGDGGLALRLLRQKDFSSALPLAQQLDQLNTERKQAENTIHSEARAQVLDMLSREPRASLVLYGQDWHPGIVGIVASRIVEEFYRPTIILCQDQGSLKGSGRSVREFDLHAGLCQTASSLSGFGGHRLAAGVRLPLENLARFRTEFENFVAQQLGTNPLSPSLTLECQLDFAQASNQSFLKELEMLQPFGPGNAEPVFASPPLLVKERSPLGRGGEHVRLRLQDEQSGLILTAKAWRMAQTLTASMIGKRIRVAYTPRLDTYNGITSVDVGIKDWQPAS
- a CDS encoding GGDEF domain-containing protein — translated: MLLVITSIFSTALFTVFVFHHYLSSDLNYRILSRSDAIFSLLLSRIPAQSVTDINTPDDSHEILYKRVQTLLDGVRKTTAVRYLYTAKRNAEGRAIYVVDGLPPDSEDFRQAGNLIEDEVAPVANICLDGKSFLGTKVMDTSWGKIIPACEPIKLNGITVGALIIEFDVNSFAESARRSSLICLAFSIGFAMAAATVTTWLLRKLSVPLYRKLAYTDLLTGTLNRNAFEEKIRKIDEECRQDGLVILTCDINMLKTINDQGGHAAGDAHICALARLLENHLMAFGKTYRIGGDEFASLLYNLPPEKLEEKMKNLFSLTQKMQISGFRLEFAYGMAQFDSRQDKDVQNTLKRADARMYAHKSLLKQTGSNTL